A genome region from Bradyrhizobium sp. WSM1417 includes the following:
- a CDS encoding helix-turn-helix transcriptional regulator, translating into MAELGVSRPTLQRYRREGTGPAWFRLPGGAVRYRRSDVDLWLEARRVAVA; encoded by the coding sequence ATGGCAGAACTTGGAGTGTCGCGACCGACGTTGCAGCGGTATCGCCGTGAAGGCACCGGCCCGGCTTGGTTCCGCCTGCCCGGGGGTGCCGTGCGTTATCGCCGATCGGACGTGGACCTATGGCTCGAAGCGCGGCGTGTTGCTGTCGCATAG